Proteins encoded together in one Streptomyces sp. NBC_01216 window:
- a CDS encoding helix-turn-helix domain-containing protein — MKWDLRMAAARREIWKASDMRRLLAERGLEISVGKMSSLWSGQPTSIRLDDLEVICDALGCGPEELLLRELGKVQAHPVADIDTQDVAVGQAPVVRPVRRSGRTAPP, encoded by the coding sequence ATGAAGTGGGATCTGCGTATGGCGGCGGCCCGCCGTGAGATCTGGAAAGCCAGCGACATGCGCAGGCTGCTGGCCGAACGCGGACTGGAGATCAGCGTCGGGAAGATGTCGTCCTTGTGGTCTGGGCAGCCGACCTCGATCCGGCTCGATGACCTGGAGGTCATCTGCGACGCGCTCGGCTGCGGCCCCGAGGAGCTGCTGTTGCGCGAGCTTGGAAAGGTCCAGGCTCACCCAGTCGCCGACATCGACACGCAGGATGTCGCGGTCGGGCAGGCGCCCGTCGTCAGGCCGGTCCGTCGCAGTGGTCGCACGGCACCGCCGTGA
- a CDS encoding DUF4352 domain-containing protein has translation MRRMLALALSGLFAAAVACSDETVNTTPASSPPVSRTPAEETPATASPSPTPSRASAAVGDTLDLTGIGDDEKLAVTVVRVVDPAGAKNQYASPDAGMRFVAVQFRLKNTGTAVYKDSPSNGAKVVDTQGQQFDATYEDTNAGPGFPGSVTIAPGDTGLGFITFEVPTSSKIAKVQFAMNSGFSGNAGQWNVS, from the coding sequence ATGCGTCGCATGCTCGCTCTGGCGCTGTCTGGGCTGTTTGCCGCCGCCGTGGCCTGCTCGGATGAGACGGTCAACACCACCCCAGCAAGCAGCCCCCCGGTGAGCCGTACACCGGCCGAGGAGACGCCTGCCACGGCGTCGCCGAGCCCCACCCCGTCGCGGGCCTCCGCCGCTGTGGGAGACACCCTCGATCTCACCGGAATCGGTGACGACGAGAAACTCGCCGTCACCGTTGTACGGGTGGTCGATCCGGCGGGTGCTAAGAACCAATACGCCAGTCCAGATGCGGGCATGCGGTTCGTGGCGGTCCAGTTCCGACTCAAGAACACCGGGACCGCCGTCTACAAAGACTCTCCGAGCAACGGCGCCAAGGTCGTGGACACCCAGGGCCAGCAGTTCGACGCGACTTACGAGGACACCAACGCCGGCCCTGGATTCCCCGGCAGTGTCACCATCGCGCCAGGCGACACCGGACTGGGCTTTATCACCTTCGAGGTCCCGACGTCCTCCAAGATCGCCAAAGTGCAGTTCGCGATGAACAGCGGATTCTCTGGAAACGCCGGTCAGTGGAATGTGTCCTGA